A window of Malaclemys terrapin pileata isolate rMalTer1 chromosome 14, rMalTer1.hap1, whole genome shotgun sequence contains these coding sequences:
- the LOC128848886 gene encoding borealin-2-like isoform X1, giving the protein MPPKKHLTAGKKRSADSGVETERGALTQEQKDQQISLFLRGFNQQAKENLQEMKKEIDSLLQTAEKAFRVELLKMPVAVRKMKRKDLLNLQGGEEAAVVAAAVVANDCSVEDIPNTRLVRNCSKRVKVTTIVEYKDEETVPAKKASQKVSKTKSLVSLASGTHLKENHSLSRSACSTPNVRHFKAPTSDRTAANYKSAPRVSRRLPQMAVSRTVPMREKVQAMSLRSNSVPREKAVPFVNIPLADGKTLCSAGEDLHNINVELLNDDTVQHIHNLVSQLTVLCGKATVKPS; this is encoded by the exons ATGCCGCCGAAGAAGCACCTTACCGCGGGCAAGAAGCGCAGCGCCGACTCCGGGGTGGAGACAGAGCGGGGCGCGCTGACCCAGGAGCAGAAGGACCAACAGATCAGCCTCTTCCTCAGGGGCTTCAACCAGCAGG ccAAAGAGAATCTTCAAGAAATGAAGAAAGAAATTGATTCACTTTTGCAAACTGCTGAGAAAGCATTTAGAGTGGAGTTATTGAAGATGCCAGTTGCTgtcagaaaaatgaaaagaaaagactTGCTTA ACCTGCAAGGAGGAGAGGAAGCTGCTGTTGTAGCTGCCGCTGTTGTAGCG AATGACTGCTCTGTAGAGGACATTCCAAATACCAGGCTGGTGAGGAATTGCAGCAAAAGAG ttaagGTAACTACAATTGTTGAATATAAAGATGAGGAGACTGTACCTGCCAAGAAAGCATCTCAAAAG gtgTCCAAAACAAAATCACTGGTTTCTTTAGCTTCTggcacacatctcaaagaaaacCACTCTCTTTCTAG ATCTGCATGCTCTACTCCAAATGTGAGGCATTTTAAGGCTCCTACATCTGATCGCACAGCTGCAAACTATAAATCTGCTCCACGTGTTTCTAGAAG ATTGCCACAAATGGCTGTCTCAAGAACTGTACCTATGAGAGAAAAAGTCCAAGCCATGTCACTAAGAAGTAACTCAGTGCCTCGGGAAAAAGCTGTTCCATTTGTTAATATACCTCTGGCTGATGGAAAG ACTCTCTGTTCTGCTGGTGAAGACCTCCATAACATCAATGTTGAGTTGCTTAATGATGACAcagttcagcatattcataatcTAGTG AGCCAGTTGACTGTTTTATGTGGAAAAGCAACAGTTAAACCAAGTTAA
- the LOC128848886 gene encoding borealin-2-like isoform X2, which produces MPPKKHLTAGKKRSADSGVETERGALTQEQKDQQISLFLRGFNQQAKENLQEMKKEIDSLLQTAEKAFRVELLKMPVAVRKMKRKDLLNLQGGEEAAVVAAAVVANDCSVEDIPNTRLVRNCSKRVKVTTIVEYKDEETVPAKKASQKVSKTKSLVSLASGTHLKENHSLSRSACSTPNVRHFKAPTSDRTAANYKSAPRVSRRLPQMAVSRTVPMREKVQAMSLRSNSVPREKAVPFVNIPLADGKTLCSAGEDLHNINVELLNDDTVQHIHNLVGLSTHGDFPD; this is translated from the exons ATGCCGCCGAAGAAGCACCTTACCGCGGGCAAGAAGCGCAGCGCCGACTCCGGGGTGGAGACAGAGCGGGGCGCGCTGACCCAGGAGCAGAAGGACCAACAGATCAGCCTCTTCCTCAGGGGCTTCAACCAGCAGG ccAAAGAGAATCTTCAAGAAATGAAGAAAGAAATTGATTCACTTTTGCAAACTGCTGAGAAAGCATTTAGAGTGGAGTTATTGAAGATGCCAGTTGCTgtcagaaaaatgaaaagaaaagactTGCTTA ACCTGCAAGGAGGAGAGGAAGCTGCTGTTGTAGCTGCCGCTGTTGTAGCG AATGACTGCTCTGTAGAGGACATTCCAAATACCAGGCTGGTGAGGAATTGCAGCAAAAGAG ttaagGTAACTACAATTGTTGAATATAAAGATGAGGAGACTGTACCTGCCAAGAAAGCATCTCAAAAG gtgTCCAAAACAAAATCACTGGTTTCTTTAGCTTCTggcacacatctcaaagaaaacCACTCTCTTTCTAG ATCTGCATGCTCTACTCCAAATGTGAGGCATTTTAAGGCTCCTACATCTGATCGCACAGCTGCAAACTATAAATCTGCTCCACGTGTTTCTAGAAG ATTGCCACAAATGGCTGTCTCAAGAACTGTACCTATGAGAGAAAAAGTCCAAGCCATGTCACTAAGAAGTAACTCAGTGCCTCGGGAAAAAGCTGTTCCATTTGTTAATATACCTCTGGCTGATGGAAAG ACTCTCTGTTCTGCTGGTGAAGACCTCCATAACATCAATGTTGAGTTGCTTAATGATGACAcagttcagcatattcataatcTAGTG ggcttgtctacacatggagatTTTCCTGATTAA